Proteins from a genomic interval of Paenibacillus sp. FSL H8-0048:
- a CDS encoding ABC1 kinase family protein — protein MAVRIRHAGRYRAIAMALMRHGFGYMVEELGLYHLLSLPRRIITQEVHESVTLAERVRRVLEELGPTFVKLGQLASTRSDLLPDAIIQELVKLQDNVPPFSAETARNILQQELDQPIDAVFEYFENNPLAAASIGQVHRAVLHGGQSVAVKIQRPGVMRTMSRDLEILSDLSQLAERKMDWARQYGLARMVEEFSRALMAELDYAQEGRNAERISGQVSAHDNIYIPAIYWDFSSTRVLTMEYMEGITLNRKDELVNSGMKLKTIAQQFVEMMLNQIFIHGFFHADPHPGNVMVLEDGKLALIDFGMVGRLSEDMKDGLSALVIALMRKNTDSMVRAILRLGVIPEEADRMALHEDMDRLREQYYDIPFKQVSIGKALNDLFSIARKHRLIIPPDLALLGKTMLTLEGMVASLDPAFSIMQMAEPFGRQLIKQRFSGSRLQRKLLGGVADLAESLVELPAQARQLSSLISKGKLKVEIGVPELQDLEHKFSRIGNRLSFSIVLLAFSIIMAGLIVASSLRGEPSLLWDFPIVEIGSVIALLMILWLLFSIFKSGRF, from the coding sequence ATGGCTGTCCGCATAAGGCATGCCGGACGTTACCGGGCAATCGCCATGGCGCTTATGCGTCATGGCTTCGGCTATATGGTGGAGGAACTGGGCCTCTACCATCTTCTGTCGCTTCCCCGCCGGATCATCACACAGGAGGTTCATGAAAGTGTGACCCTTGCTGAACGGGTCCGCAGGGTGCTGGAGGAGCTGGGGCCGACCTTCGTCAAATTGGGCCAGCTTGCCAGTACGCGCTCCGATCTGCTGCCTGATGCGATTATTCAGGAGCTGGTGAAGCTGCAGGACAATGTGCCGCCGTTCTCAGCCGAGACGGCCCGCAATATTCTGCAGCAGGAGCTGGATCAGCCCATTGATGCGGTCTTCGAATATTTCGAGAACAATCCGCTCGCTGCCGCCTCCATCGGCCAGGTGCACCGGGCTGTGCTGCATGGCGGGCAGAGTGTAGCGGTCAAAATACAACGTCCAGGCGTCATGCGGACGATGAGCAGGGATCTTGAGATTCTATCGGATCTAAGCCAGCTCGCCGAGCGCAAGATGGATTGGGCCAGGCAATACGGGTTAGCCCGGATGGTCGAGGAATTCTCACGGGCTCTGATGGCGGAGCTGGATTACGCCCAGGAAGGGCGCAATGCCGAACGTATATCCGGGCAGGTGTCCGCTCATGATAACATATATATTCCGGCCATCTACTGGGACTTCAGCTCCACCAGGGTTCTGACCATGGAGTATATGGAAGGGATTACACTGAACCGCAAGGACGAGCTGGTGAATTCGGGCATGAAGCTTAAGACCATTGCCCAGCAGTTTGTGGAGATGATGCTGAACCAGATTTTTATTCATGGCTTCTTTCACGCCGACCCGCATCCGGGCAATGTCATGGTGCTGGAGGACGGAAAGCTGGCTCTGATCGACTTTGGAATGGTCGGGCGGCTTAGCGAGGATATGAAGGATGGCCTGTCCGCGCTGGTGATTGCACTCATGCGGAAGAATACGGACTCGATGGTACGGGCCATTCTGCGTCTGGGAGTGATTCCGGAGGAGGCTGACCGGATGGCGCTGCACGAGGATATGGACCGGCTGCGCGAGCAGTATTATGATATCCCGTTCAAGCAGGTCAGCATCGGCAAGGCGCTGAATGATCTGTTCAGCATTGCCCGCAAGCACCGGCTGATCATTCCGCCGGATCTGGCGCTGCTGGGCAAGACAATGCTGACCCTGGAGGGCATGGTTGCCAGCCTGGACCCGGCCTTCAGCATTATGCAGATGGCCGAGCCGTTCGGCAGGCAACTGATCAAGCAGCGCTTCAGCGGAAGCCGCCTGCAGCGCAAGCTGCTGGGCGGAGTAGCTGATCTTGCCGAGAGTCTGGTTGAGCTTCCCGCCCAGGCCCGGCAGCTCTCCTCGCTGATCAGCAAGGGGAAGCTGAAGGTAGAGATCGGGGTACCCGAGCTGCAGGACCTGGAGCATAAGTTCAGCCGGATCGGCAACCGCCTCTCCTTCAGTATCGTGCTGCTGGCCTTCAGCATTATCATGGCCGGACTGATTGTCGCCTCCTCCCTGCGCGGCGAGCCGTCGCTGCTCTGGGACTTTCCGATTGTCGAGATCGGTTCGGTTATCGCTCTGCTGATGATTCTGTGGCTGCTGTTCTCCATCTTCAAATCGGGCAGATTCTAG
- a CDS encoding DEAD/DEAH box helicase produces MLIDLLKGQGIVKPTPVQEEAIPPLVQGLDVIARAKTGTGKTLAFLLPIMDKIRVEAAYPQALILAPTRELALQITEEARKLARHTGVKILAVYGGQDVEKQLRKLEGGRHLIIGTPGRLLDHLRRETLDLSGVKMLVLDEADQMLHMGFLEDVETIITAVPYRRQTMLFSATMPDPIKRLAANYMKEPLDVIIKSGSPIPLDNIRQQVVECSDRNKEEALISLIERDRPYLAIIFCRTKRRAIKLNEALQAAGYESDELHGDLSQGKREAVMKRFRDAKLQLLVATDVAARGLDVEGVTHIFNYDLPLDADSYIHRIGRTGRAGGKGLAITFASPRERDGLALIEHGISQRLDRRRYEKDEFGVGEFTSVQGGGSPRGRQSAAPEAARAGRGGRGQGRSGGAPRGEAAGRPGGRGRSGKDAGGWGAPAEGGGRSRKDAAGGGKRSAYSAAAAPKGDSAGQGAAKKPRPGGGYGAFASGVDSAAASGYAAGAGAGAAGGRGGKGGATRGGAARGNASQGGPSSGYSTNVSRGAEAGGFSYGASKGAGSGAGYNPGGAKSSPKFRAHVARSNDAGGYNASAPKGGSRGSSKGGKGGFSSGGRSSGGNSSRGGRSGGSGGGSRGGRGSSR; encoded by the coding sequence GTGCTGATCGATCTGCTCAAGGGGCAGGGTATCGTGAAGCCGACGCCGGTGCAGGAAGAGGCGATTCCGCCGCTGGTGCAGGGTCTGGATGTCATTGCGCGGGCGAAGACTGGAACGGGGAAGACGCTGGCTTTTCTGCTGCCGATTATGGACAAGATCCGGGTCGAGGCCGCTTATCCGCAGGCGCTGATTCTTGCGCCGACGCGTGAGCTGGCGCTGCAGATTACCGAAGAGGCGCGTAAGCTAGCCCGTCATACAGGCGTGAAGATTCTGGCGGTCTACGGCGGCCAGGATGTGGAGAAGCAGCTGCGTAAGCTGGAAGGCGGCAGACATCTGATCATCGGTACGCCGGGACGGCTGCTGGATCACCTGCGCCGGGAGACCCTGGACCTCAGCGGCGTGAAGATGCTGGTGCTGGATGAAGCGGACCAGATGCTGCATATGGGCTTCCTGGAGGATGTGGAGACGATCATCACGGCGGTGCCTTACCGCCGTCAGACGATGCTGTTCTCTGCGACGATGCCGGACCCGATCAAGCGGCTGGCAGCAAACTATATGAAGGAGCCGCTGGATGTCATTATTAAGAGCGGCTCGCCGATCCCTCTGGACAATATCCGCCAGCAGGTGGTGGAATGCTCGGACCGCAATAAGGAAGAGGCACTGATCTCCCTGATCGAGCGCGACCGCCCTTATCTGGCGATCATCTTCTGCCGCACGAAGCGCCGGGCCATCAAGCTGAACGAGGCGCTGCAGGCGGCCGGTTATGAAAGCGACGAGCTGCATGGCGATCTGTCGCAGGGCAAGCGCGAAGCTGTCATGAAGCGGTTCCGTGACGCCAAGCTGCAATTGCTGGTGGCTACGGATGTGGCGGCACGCGGCCTGGACGTTGAAGGGGTCACCCATATCTTCAACTATGATCTTCCGCTGGATGCGGACAGCTATATTCACCGGATTGGCCGCACGGGCCGCGCCGGAGGCAAAGGCCTCGCGATCACGTTCGCTTCGCCGCGCGAGCGCGACGGGCTCGCACTGATCGAGCACGGCATCTCCCAGCGGCTGGACCGCCGCCGGTACGAGAAGGATGAATTCGGCGTAGGCGAATTCACCTCGGTCCAAGGCGGCGGCTCGCCGCGCGGGCGGCAGAGCGCTGCGCCTGAAGCGGCGCGCGCCGGCCGTGGCGGCCGCGGGCAGGGCCGCAGCGGCGGTGCGCCGCGCGGCGAAGCCGCAGGGCGTCCGGGCGGGCGCGGACGCAGCGGCAAGGACGCAGGCGGCTGGGGCGCGCCTGCGGAAGGCGGCGGCCGCAGCCGGAAGGACGCGGCCGGAGGCGGCAAGCGCAGCGCGTACAGCGCGGCTGCGGCGCCGAAGGGCGACTCCGCCGGGCAAGGCGCGGCGAAGAAGCCGAGACCTGGCGGCGGCTACGGCGCCTTCGCCAGCGGCGTCGACAGCGCAGCAGCCAGCGGCTATGCTGCGGGTGCAGGTGCAGGTGCCGCCGGCGGGCGCGGCGGCAAGGGCGGCGCTACGCGGGGCGGAGCCGCGAGAGGCAACGCCTCCCAGGGCGGGCCGAGCAGCGGCTACAGCACCAACGTATCGCGGGGCGCGGAAGCCGGGGGCTTCAGCTACGGCGCTTCGAAGGGTGCCGGCTCCGGTGCCGGATATAATCCCGGCGGCGCGAAGTCGAGCCCGAAATTCCGGGCGCATGTAGCGCGCAGCAACGATGCCGGGGGCTATAACGCCTCCGCTCCCAAGGGCGGCTCACGAGGCAGCTCCAAGGGCGGTAAAGGCGGCTTCAGCTCAGGCGGACGCAGCAGCGGCGGGAATTCATCGCGCGGCGGGCGCAGCGGCGGCTCCGGCGGCGGTTCACGCGGCGGACGCGGCTCCTCCAGATAA
- a CDS encoding M15 family metallopeptidase, with product MSKTAKIVILLIVVIAVGWGIGKYTAPSASPENGTNINTGTDLGAEGPDAAPEASAVPEPTDQPAPGASGNGTSGNNAAEMVVAEPESIAVMVNKQYSLPDKYKPSDLVYPDVPFIFSEKIEKRMLRREAATALEEMFAGAKADGVYLAGVSGYRSESTQKRLFNNYVARDGEEKARTYSAMPGHSEHQTGLAIDLSGRDGKCAAESCFAGTKEAEWLAAHAAEYGYIIRFLEGKEAITGYKYEPWHVRYVGKEIAASIAERGITLEEYYDAVPVSN from the coding sequence ATGTCCAAAACCGCCAAAATTGTCATTCTGCTCATCGTCGTCATTGCGGTCGGCTGGGGAATAGGGAAGTATACAGCCCCCTCCGCTTCCCCGGAGAACGGGACCAATATAAACACAGGTACAGATCTGGGAGCCGAGGGGCCGGATGCAGCGCCTGAAGCTTCGGCAGTGCCGGAGCCTACGGATCAGCCCGCTCCTGGCGCTTCAGGCAATGGTACTTCCGGGAACAACGCTGCGGAGATGGTCGTAGCCGAGCCCGAGAGCATCGCGGTCATGGTCAATAAGCAGTACAGCCTGCCTGATAAATATAAGCCTTCCGATCTGGTCTACCCGGATGTTCCTTTTATTTTCTCGGAAAAGATTGAGAAGCGCATGCTGCGGCGTGAAGCGGCTACGGCGCTGGAGGAGATGTTCGCAGGGGCGAAGGCGGACGGGGTCTATCTGGCCGGTGTATCCGGCTACCGTTCGGAATCGACCCAGAAAAGGCTGTTCAATAACTATGTCGCCAGAGACGGTGAAGAGAAGGCCCGCACCTACAGTGCCATGCCGGGACACAGCGAGCATCAGACGGGACTGGCCATTGACCTGTCCGGCAGAGACGGCAAATGTGCAGCCGAGAGCTGCTTTGCAGGGACGAAGGAAGCAGAGTGGCTTGCCGCCCATGCCGCTGAATACGGCTATATCATCCGGTTCCTTGAGGGCAAGGAGGCCATTACCGGGTACAAATACGAGCCTTGGCATGTCCGTTATGTAGGCAAGGAGATAGCCGCTTCTATCGCCGAAAGAGGGATCACACTCGAAGAATATTATGACGCCGTCCCGGTGTCGAATTAA
- a CDS encoding DUF3243 domain-containing protein has protein sequence MSEHNHVVSKDGSVTMNRVTEALDRIDPGQKEMILDNFEHFKAYLGKRIQLAQKIGLSDEQLALAAEKIAGYLAAYEEPRNSEEKLLLELWKAGNKEERHRLAHMLVKMVQQ, from the coding sequence ATGTCTGAACATAATCATGTGGTGAGTAAGGACGGCAGTGTGACCATGAACCGGGTAACGGAGGCGCTGGACCGGATTGATCCGGGGCAGAAGGAAATGATACTGGACAACTTCGAGCACTTCAAGGCGTATTTAGGAAAGCGCATTCAATTGGCGCAAAAAATCGGTCTCAGCGACGAACAGCTGGCACTGGCCGCCGAGAAAATCGCCGGTTACCTGGCAGCGTATGAGGAGCCCCGCAATAGTGAAGAGAAGCTGCTGCTGGAATTGTGGAAGGCCGGCAACAAGGAGGAGCGCCACCGTCTGGCGCATATGCTGGTGAAGATGGTGCAACAGTAA
- a CDS encoding LLM class flavin-dependent oxidoreductase, producing MKLSILDQSPVPEGSTPAEALRQTALLAREAERLGYHRFWVAEHHAAPGLAGSSPEVLMAHLAAVTSAIRIGSGAVLLPHYSAFKVAENFRVLEALYPGRIDLGIGRAAGGGALAAKALQDTRVTIDDVDRYEQQIQELVAYLYESEGGASPRRYAGLRATPAVDSAPEVWLLGSSRESAALSARLGTGYAFARFIARNGGAGAVHDYQDSFTPSVAAATPKSLLAVFAVCAETSAGADRLAASMDLSLVSLEREHISSPTPSVETALNYTYTPYDRFTITDNRKRMVIGSPAEVREQLQLLAEEYRCGELMISSHIHDFADKLQSIRLIAEACGLERRA from the coding sequence ATGAAATTAAGCATTCTCGATCAATCCCCGGTGCCGGAGGGAAGCACTCCGGCCGAAGCGCTCCGGCAGACGGCGCTGCTGGCCCGCGAGGCGGAGCGGCTCGGCTATCACCGTTTCTGGGTCGCGGAGCATCATGCTGCGCCGGGCCTCGCCGGCTCCAGCCCTGAAGTGCTGATGGCGCATCTTGCTGCGGTGACCTCAGCGATCCGCATCGGCTCGGGAGCGGTGCTGCTCCCGCATTACAGTGCGTTCAAGGTCGCTGAGAATTTTCGTGTCCTGGAGGCGCTCTATCCCGGGCGGATCGACCTTGGGATAGGGCGGGCGGCAGGCGGCGGCGCTCTGGCCGCCAAAGCACTGCAGGATACCCGTGTCACTATTGACGACGTTGACCGGTACGAGCAGCAGATTCAGGAGCTGGTGGCCTATCTCTATGAATCTGAGGGCGGAGCCTCCCCGCGGCGGTATGCCGGATTACGGGCAACGCCTGCGGTGGATTCAGCGCCGGAGGTCTGGCTGCTGGGCTCAAGCCGGGAGAGTGCGGCGCTTTCGGCCCGGCTGGGAACCGGGTATGCCTTCGCCCGGTTCATTGCCCGGAATGGAGGAGCAGGCGCGGTGCATGATTACCAGGACAGCTTCACGCCGTCCGTGGCTGCTGCAACGCCGAAGTCGCTGCTTGCGGTGTTCGCCGTCTGTGCGGAGACATCGGCGGGGGCAGACCGGCTGGCTGCCAGTATGGATCTCTCGCTAGTCAGCCTGGAGAGAGAACACATCTCTTCCCCGACTCCGTCCGTAGAGACTGCGCTGAACTATACATATACCCCGTACGACCGCTTCACCATTACAGATAACCGGAAGCGGATGGTCATAGGCTCGCCTGCTGAAGTCAGGGAGCAGCTTCAGCTGCTGGCTGAAGAGTACCGCTGCGGGGAACTGATGATTTCTTCGCATATCCATGACTTCGCGGACAAGCTGCAATCCATCCGGCTCATCGCCGAAGCCTGCGGGCTGGAACGCAGGGCGTAG
- a CDS encoding glutathione peroxidase, which yields MSIYSFSGVKPSGTEVPFKDYEGKVLLIANTASKCGLTPQYGDLQKLHEHYGDQGLVVLGFPCNQFGGQEPGTSEEAESFCQINYGVTFPVFAKVDVNGPEASLLFQYLKGQQPGDGESSDIQWNFTKFLVDRSGNVVARVEPKESPESMKGLIESLL from the coding sequence ATGTCAATTTATAGTTTTTCCGGAGTGAAGCCTTCGGGTACTGAAGTGCCGTTTAAGGACTATGAGGGCAAGGTGCTGCTGATCGCCAATACGGCCAGCAAGTGCGGACTGACCCCGCAATACGGAGATTTGCAGAAGCTGCACGAGCATTACGGGGACCAGGGGCTGGTAGTGCTGGGCTTTCCGTGCAACCAGTTCGGGGGTCAGGAACCGGGCACAAGCGAGGAAGCGGAGTCCTTTTGCCAAATTAACTATGGAGTCACGTTCCCGGTGTTCGCCAAGGTCGATGTGAATGGTCCGGAGGCGAGTCTGCTGTTTCAATATTTGAAGGGCCAGCAGCCGGGTGACGGCGAGAGCAGTGATATCCAGTGGAACTTCACCAAGTTCCTGGTGGACCGCAGCGGCAATGTAGTGGCCCGGGTCGAGCCGAAGGAATCACCGGAGAGCATGAAGGGGCTTATCGAATCTCTGCTGTAA